From Staphylococcus sp. M0911, a single genomic window includes:
- a CDS encoding DNA internalization-related competence protein ComEC/Rec2, which translates to MIFFILSMVILNTSNDKKDKEERHLNKNRYIIDMVSIIKLNKGLESYKGILNWKGNEYKFLYKVKDINKPMSIENQTCLIKGEFSLNNTSQPYIFIRQIDLSSCQSNKRFSFMTNYQSYIREQMQNSHNIYFDRMLALISGDTSSLNPMFIEDVKEIGIYHLLAVSGSHVAALIYLVYQIFVRFNTPTIIIKLVLLILLPVYALYTDFAPSAVRAILAAIILLLLPKSLKINPLELLSIVFILMFFINPQIIYDIGFQFSFLISLFLIISSPLLKHLTGLKLIVAVTFIAQLGALLISIYHFNQIQWIGLISNLVFVPFYSFLIFPLAILFFVLSHFTIHLDILNSVIAAIFNFHDDLVSIFLKLKYLRIFVPELSSNSLLLILIFTFLSLYLFVKKHFFKATFVISMGILIIIHYTSDNEGQLTMLDVGQGDSVLFQTGSKQNIMIDTGGKRTENHKQLNFNISKYKTIPSLKSKGVSKVDYLIISHPHLDHMGELPYLASHINIKNIVLLKDSFSKAELYNIEKICKSNRINLIDVNNLHTLTLKKATLRFMDTYIKDSDDKNEQSIVILISYKHKKILLTGDMSIKNEELLLQRYQLPRIDILKVAHHGSKTSSSHNLIKLIKPKISLISSGKGNKYKLPNQEVIQRLQGFGSKVLDTQVNGEITVKLNSNLTITTNQPN; encoded by the coding sequence TTGATATTCTTTATACTAAGTATGGTTATATTAAACACATCAAATGATAAAAAAGACAAAGAAGAACGACATTTAAATAAAAATAGATACATCATTGATATGGTATCTATAATTAAGTTAAATAAAGGATTGGAATCATATAAGGGTATTCTTAACTGGAAAGGAAACGAATATAAGTTTTTATACAAAGTTAAAGATATTAATAAACCCATGAGTATTGAAAATCAAACATGTTTAATCAAAGGTGAATTCTCATTAAACAATACTTCTCAACCATACATATTTATTAGACAAATCGATTTGAGTAGTTGTCAATCCAACAAACGTTTTTCTTTTATGACGAATTATCAAAGTTATATTCGTGAGCAAATGCAAAACTCTCATAATATTTATTTTGATAGAATGTTAGCTTTGATATCTGGAGATACTAGTTCTTTAAATCCAATGTTTATAGAAGATGTAAAGGAAATTGGTATCTATCATTTACTTGCAGTAAGTGGTTCACACGTAGCAGCATTGATTTACTTGGTATATCAAATTTTTGTTAGATTCAATACACCCACTATTATCATTAAATTAGTACTTCTTATACTTTTACCGGTTTATGCTTTATATACCGATTTTGCTCCAAGTGCAGTTAGAGCTATTTTGGCTGCTATTATTTTACTTTTACTCCCCAAATCATTAAAAATAAATCCACTTGAATTATTGTCTATTGTTTTTATTTTAATGTTTTTTATTAATCCTCAAATAATCTACGATATTGGATTTCAATTTTCATTTCTCATTTCATTATTTCTAATTATTTCATCGCCGTTATTAAAACATTTAACTGGATTAAAGCTTATCGTTGCAGTTACATTTATTGCACAACTAGGTGCCTTACTCATAAGTATTTATCATTTTAATCAAATCCAATGGATTGGCTTAATTTCTAATTTAGTTTTTGTACCATTTTATAGTTTTTTAATATTTCCTTTAGCTATTCTTTTCTTTGTCTTATCACATTTTACAATTCATTTAGATATCTTAAATTCTGTTATTGCTGCTATTTTTAATTTCCATGATGATTTAGTATCTATATTTTTAAAGTTAAAGTATCTAAGAATTTTTGTGCCAGAACTTAGTTCAAATAGCTTGTTATTGATTTTGATATTCACATTTCTGTCTTTGTATTTATTTGTTAAAAAGCATTTTTTTAAAGCGACATTTGTTATCAGTATGGGTATTCTCATTATCATTCATTATACTAGTGATAACGAAGGGCAGTTAACAATGTTAGATGTTGGTCAAGGTGACAGCGTATTATTCCAAACTGGTAGTAAACAAAATATTATGATTGATACTGGAGGTAAACGAACAGAAAATCATAAGCAACTTAACTTTAATATTTCGAAATACAAAACGATACCAAGTTTAAAATCAAAAGGTGTTTCTAAAGTCGATTATCTTATAATATCTCATCCTCATCTCGATCACATGGGTGAATTGCCTTATTTAGCATCTCACATTAATATAAAGAACATTGTGTTATTAAAAGACAGTTTTTCTAAAGCAGAATTGTATAATATAGAAAAAATTTGTAAATCCAATCGTATTAATTTAATAGATGTTAATAATTTACATACACTTACTTTAAAAAAAGCAACCCTTCGTTTTATGGATACGTATATAAAAGATAGTGATGATAAAAATGAACAATCTATTGTTATCCTTATATCATATAAACATAAAAAAATATTGCTAACCGGTGACATGAGTATTAAAAATGAAGAATTGCTTTTACAACGTTATCAATTACCTAGGATAGATATATTAAAAGTGGCACACCATGGAAGTAAAACTAGTAGTTCACATAATTTAATTAAATTAATAAAACCAAAAATCAGTCTCATATCGAGTGGAAAAGGTAATAAATATAAACTACCTAATCAAGAAGTGATTCAACGATTACAAGGATTTGGGAGTAAAGTATTGGATACACAAGTGAATGGAGAAATAACAGTTAAATTGAATTCGAATTTAACGATTACTACGAATCAACCTAACTAA
- the holA gene encoding DNA polymerase III subunit delta — protein sequence MSDNIVTVYGEVADLVEKKSSEIINKYLQTEKDDFNFIKFNLYETEITPIIEETLTMPFFSDKKAILVKNAYVFTGEKVTKELNQNTDQLMEFLEKYDGDNLIIFEVYQNKLDERKKLTKTLKKNGQLKKVEQMSEEEIKKWIQSKLNENFKDIKQDALNMFIELTGVNFNIVSQELDKLMLFLGDRPTINKDDVNQIINRSLEQNVFLLTEYIQKRQKNKAIQLVKDLINMKEEPIKLLALITSNYRLYYQCKILSQKGYSGQQIAKTVNVHPYRVKLALGQVRHYQLEDLLNIIDSCAETDYKLKSSYMDKQLILELFILSL from the coding sequence ATGTCTGATAATATCGTTACGGTATACGGAGAAGTGGCAGACCTAGTTGAGAAAAAAAGTTCGGAAATAATCAATAAATATTTACAGACAGAAAAAGATGACTTTAATTTCATAAAGTTTAATTTATACGAAACAGAAATTACACCAATCATTGAAGAAACTTTGACTATGCCGTTTTTTTCAGACAAAAAGGCAATTTTAGTTAAGAACGCTTACGTATTTACTGGAGAAAAAGTAACTAAAGAATTAAATCAAAATACTGACCAATTAATGGAGTTTCTCGAGAAATATGATGGTGATAATCTTATCATATTTGAAGTTTACCAAAATAAATTAGATGAACGAAAGAAACTGACTAAAACACTTAAAAAAAATGGTCAACTTAAAAAAGTTGAGCAGATGTCTGAAGAGGAAATAAAAAAATGGATACAATCTAAACTGAACGAGAATTTTAAAGATATTAAGCAAGATGCACTTAATATGTTTATTGAATTAACTGGTGTTAATTTTAATATCGTCTCTCAAGAATTAGATAAGCTAATGTTATTTTTAGGTGATAGACCTACAATTAATAAAGATGATGTTAACCAAATTATTAATCGTAGTTTAGAACAAAATGTATTTCTATTAACTGAATATATTCAAAAGCGCCAAAAAAACAAAGCGATTCAATTAGTTAAAGATTTAATAAACATGAAAGAAGAACCAATTAAATTACTAGCTCTTATTACAAGTAACTATAGATTGTATTATCAATGCAAAATTTTAAGTCAAAAAGGCTATAGTGGACAACAAATCGCAAAAACAGTAAATGTTCATCCATATAGGGTTAAGTTAGCATTAGGTCAGGTTCGTCACTATCAATTGGAAGATCTTTTGAATATCATTGATTCTTGTGCTGAAACAGATTATAAACTGAAATCTTCGTATATGGATAAACAACTTATATTAGAATTATTTATTTTATCGTTATAA
- the rpsT gene encoding 30S ribosomal protein S20, with translation MPNIKSAVKRVKTTQTAEERNISKKNTMRTAVKRAKSAIETNADNKNELVSFAIKQLDKAAQSNLIHSNKADRVKSQLMSANK, from the coding sequence ATGCCAAACATTAAATCTGCAGTTAAACGTGTTAAAACAACTCAAACAGCTGAAGAGCGTAATATTTCTAAGAAAAATACTATGCGTACAGCAGTTAAACGTGCGAAATCAGCTATTGAGACAAATGCCGATAACAAAAATGAATTAGTAAGCTTTGCAATTAAGCAATTAGATAAAGCTGCTCAAAGCAACTTAATCCACTCAAACAAAGCTGATCGCGTAAAATCACAATTGATGAGCGCTAACAAATAA
- the lepA gene encoding translation elongation factor 4, whose protein sequence is MDKQERFNRREKIRNFSIIAHIDHGKSTLADRILENTKSVETRDMQDQLLDSMDLERERGITIKLNAVRLKYEAKDGETYTFHLIDTPGHVDFTYEVSRSLAACEGAILVVDAAQGIEAQTLANVYLALDNNLELLPVVNKIDLPAAEPDRVKQELEDVIGLDQDDVVLASAKSNIGIEEILEKIVEVVPAPDGDPDAPLKALIFDSEYDPYRGVISSIRVIDGVVKAGDKIKMMATGKEFDVTEVGINTPKQLPVDELTVGDVGYIIASIKNVDDSRVGDTITLANRPAEQPLQGYKKMNPMVYCGLFPIDNKNYNDLREALEKLQLNDASLEFEPESSQALGFGYRTGFLGMLHMEIIQERIEREFGIELIATAPSVIYQCILKDGSEVTVDNPAQMPERDRIEKIYEPYVRATMMVPNDYVGAVMELCQRKRGQFVNMDYLDDIRVNIVYEIPLSEVVFDFFDQLKSNTKGYASFDYEFIENKESDLVKMDILLNGEKVDALSFIVHKEFAYDRGKALVEKLKTLIPRQQFEVPVQAAIGQKIVARTNIKSMGKNVLSKCYGGDISRKRKLLEKQKAGKAKMKAVGNVEIPQDAFLAVLKMDEE, encoded by the coding sequence ATGGATAAGCAAGAACGTTTTAATAGAAGAGAGAAAATTAGAAATTTCTCCATTATTGCTCATATAGACCACGGTAAATCTACTCTAGCAGATAGAATCCTTGAAAATACCAAATCAGTTGAAACAAGAGATATGCAAGATCAATTGTTAGACTCAATGGATTTAGAAAGAGAACGTGGTATTACAATCAAATTAAATGCTGTACGTTTAAAATACGAAGCTAAAGATGGAGAAACATATACATTCCACTTAATTGATACACCAGGACACGTCGATTTTACATATGAAGTATCTCGTTCATTAGCAGCATGTGAAGGAGCTATTTTAGTTGTAGATGCCGCACAAGGTATAGAAGCACAAACTTTAGCTAATGTTTATTTAGCTTTAGATAATAATTTAGAGCTATTACCTGTAGTTAATAAAATTGACTTGCCAGCTGCTGAACCTGACAGAGTTAAACAAGAGTTAGAAGATGTTATTGGTTTAGATCAAGACGATGTTGTGCTTGCTAGTGCCAAATCTAATATCGGTATTGAAGAAATTCTTGAAAAGATTGTTGAGGTTGTACCAGCACCAGACGGTGATCCAGATGCACCACTGAAAGCTTTAATTTTTGACTCTGAATATGATCCTTATAGAGGCGTTATTTCATCTATCCGAGTAATAGATGGGGTAGTAAAAGCTGGCGATAAGATTAAAATGATGGCTACCGGTAAAGAGTTTGATGTTACTGAGGTCGGAATTAATACTCCTAAGCAATTACCTGTTGATGAATTAACTGTTGGCGATGTTGGTTATATTATTGCTAGTATTAAAAACGTAGATGATTCACGTGTCGGTGATACAATTACACTTGCGAATCGACCTGCAGAACAACCATTACAAGGGTATAAAAAAATGAACCCAATGGTTTATTGTGGACTCTTCCCAATCGATAATAAAAATTATAATGATTTACGTGAAGCACTTGAAAAACTACAATTAAATGATGCTTCATTAGAATTCGAACCTGAGTCATCTCAAGCACTTGGATTTGGTTATAGAACTGGATTTTTAGGTATGTTACACATGGAAATAATTCAAGAAAGAATCGAAAGAGAATTTGGAATTGAATTGATTGCGACAGCACCATCAGTAATTTACCAATGTATCTTAAAAGATGGATCAGAAGTTACAGTAGATAACCCAGCGCAAATGCCTGAACGTGATAGAATCGAAAAAATATACGAACCGTACGTTCGTGCAACTATGATGGTGCCGAACGATTATGTTGGTGCCGTTATGGAGCTATGTCAACGTAAGCGTGGACAATTCGTTAATATGGACTATTTAGATGACATTCGAGTTAACATTGTCTATGAAATTCCACTATCTGAAGTAGTATTTGATTTCTTTGATCAACTTAAATCCAATACAAAAGGGTATGCTTCATTTGACTATGAATTCATTGAAAATAAAGAAAGTGACCTAGTTAAAATGGACATATTGCTTAATGGTGAAAAAGTAGATGCATTAAGCTTCATCGTGCATAAAGAATTTGCTTACGATCGAGGAAAAGCATTAGTTGAAAAACTTAAAACATTAATCCCAAGACAGCAATTTGAAGTTCCAGTACAAGCAGCTATTGGTCAAAAAATTGTTGCACGAACAAATATTAAATCTATGGGTAAAAATGTACTTTCTAAATGTTATGGTGGAGATATTAGCCGTAAACGTAAATTATTAGAAAAACAAAAAGCTGGTAAAGCAAAAATGAAAGCTGTAGGTAACGTAGAAATTCCACAAGATGCATTCCTTGCAGTACTAAAAATGGACGAAGAATAA
- the hemW gene encoding radical SAM family heme chaperone HemW: MSIQSAYIHIPFCVRICTYCDFNKYFIDKQPVDEYLDSLILEMERRTLNDNTTLNTMYVGGGTPTALNIEQLNKLLSAINRIFTIEGEFSFEANPDELTFEKVKLLKSYGVNRISMGVQTFKPELLEILGRTHKTEDIYQAVNNARKAGIESISLDLMYHLPKQTLEDFEDSLNLAMQMDIDHISSYGLILEPKTQFYNMYRKGHLKLPNEDLGAEMYQTLMHKIEDSRFHQYEISNFSIEGHESEHNKVYWLNEEYYGFGAGASGYTNGVRYTNVNPVNHYIKAIANQEEPILTQTRPTATEQMEEEMFLGLRLNNGVNKNKFNKKFNVSIEHIFGQTIIDLKNRKLIEESQDYIYLTERGKVIGNEVFEAFLLNS, encoded by the coding sequence GTGTCAATACAAAGCGCATATATTCATATACCTTTTTGCGTTCGCATATGTACTTACTGTGACTTCAACAAGTATTTTATTGATAAACAACCAGTTGATGAATATTTAGATTCATTAATATTAGAAATGGAACGCCGTACTCTAAATGATAATACGACATTAAACACAATGTATGTAGGTGGTGGTACACCTACAGCTTTAAATATAGAACAACTCAATAAACTATTATCAGCAATTAATAGAATTTTCACTATTGAAGGTGAATTTAGTTTTGAAGCAAACCCTGATGAATTAACATTCGAAAAAGTAAAATTACTTAAATCATATGGTGTGAACCGAATATCAATGGGCGTACAAACATTTAAACCAGAATTATTAGAAATTCTTGGTAGAACACACAAAACAGAAGATATATATCAAGCTGTAAACAATGCTAGAAAGGCTGGTATTGAATCTATTAGTTTAGACTTAATGTATCACCTTCCTAAGCAAACTTTAGAGGATTTTGAAGATAGTCTGAATTTAGCTATGCAAATGGATATCGACCATATTTCAAGTTATGGATTAATTCTAGAGCCAAAAACTCAATTTTATAATATGTATAGAAAAGGTCATTTAAAATTGCCTAATGAAGATTTAGGCGCAGAAATGTATCAAACATTGATGCACAAAATCGAGGACTCAAGATTCCATCAATATGAAATTTCAAATTTCTCTATAGAAGGTCACGAATCAGAGCATAATAAGGTTTACTGGTTAAATGAAGAATACTATGGTTTCGGGGCAGGTGCTAGTGGCTATACAAATGGCGTACGTTATACAAATGTGAATCCTGTCAATCATTACATAAAAGCTATTGCTAATCAGGAAGAACCCATTTTAACACAAACACGTCCAACTGCCACCGAGCAAATGGAAGAGGAAATGTTTTTAGGATTAAGGTTAAATAATGGCGTAAACAAAAATAAATTTAACAAAAAATTCAATGTATCAATTGAACATATATTTGGTCAAACAATTATTGATTTAAAAAATAGAAAGTTAATTGAAGAAAGTCAAGATTATATTTATCTAACAGAAAGAGGAAAAGTCATTGGTAATGAGGTTTTTGAAGCATTTTTATTAAATAGTTAA
- the hrcA gene encoding heat-inducible transcriptional repressor HrcA, translating to MITDRQLSILNAIVEDYVDYGQPIGSKTLIDRHNLNVSPATIRNEMKQLEDMNFIEKVHTSSGRSPSELGFRYYVNQLLEQTSHQNSNKIQRLNQLMVENHYDTSSALSYFANELSMMSQYATLVVRPNHNQDIINNIHLIRANTHLVIMVIVFSSGHVENVHLTSELPLTNDELNKISNFLSQQYDEIVKGQIDEIDRFAQDQNEAHFIKQLIKMMNLHISNQSNSIYMGGKVKLIDALNESNVSSIQPILQYIESNRIVELLDDISTSHINVKIGKEIDENLSDISIVTTQYHFDEKLKGQIAVIGPTAMHYQNVIQLLNQIW from the coding sequence ATGATAACAGATAGACAATTAAGCATTTTAAATGCAATTGTTGAAGATTATGTTGATTATGGACAACCCATTGGTTCTAAAACACTAATTGATCGTCACAACTTAAATGTAAGTCCTGCGACGATACGAAATGAAATGAAACAACTGGAGGATATGAATTTTATTGAGAAAGTTCATACATCCTCAGGGCGTTCACCATCTGAATTAGGTTTTAGATATTATGTTAATCAATTATTAGAACAAACATCTCATCAAAATTCAAACAAAATCCAACGTTTAAATCAGTTAATGGTTGAGAATCATTATGATACTTCATCTGCATTGTCTTATTTCGCAAATGAATTATCAATGATGTCTCAATATGCAACGTTGGTTGTTCGTCCTAATCATAATCAAGATATTATAAATAATATTCATTTGATTCGTGCTAATACACATTTAGTAATTATGGTTATTGTATTTTCATCAGGTCATGTTGAAAATGTCCATCTAACTTCTGAACTACCTTTAACTAATGATGAATTAAATAAAATATCAAACTTCTTATCACAACAATACGATGAGATAGTTAAAGGACAAATTGACGAAATAGATAGATTTGCACAAGACCAAAATGAAGCTCATTTTATCAAGCAATTAATTAAAATGATGAATTTACACATTTCCAATCAAAGTAATAGCATTTACATGGGTGGAAAGGTTAAACTGATTGATGCATTGAATGAATCTAATGTATCTTCAATTCAACCAATCCTACAATATATTGAATCAAATCGAATTGTAGAGCTATTAGATGATATATCTACATCTCATATCAATGTAAAAATTGGTAAAGAGATAGATGAAAATTTAAGCGATATATCAATCGTAACAACTCAGTATCACTTTGATGAGAAACTCAAAGGTCAAATTGCGGTTATTGGACCAACTGCGATGCATTATCAAAATGTAATTCAATTACTTAACCAAATTTGGTAA
- the grpE gene encoding nucleotide exchange factor GrpE, which yields MTEKDESVKQNAESQTEETTENNSEETSNSVENTESNNSQDVETNEEAANKDASNEEDENVDPKDQEIERLQQLANDNEEKYLRLYAEFENYKRRIQNENKINKTYQAQGVLTDILPTIDNIERALQIEGDDDSFKSLQKGVQMVHESLLRALKDNGLEEIESEGQAFDPNVHQAVVQDDNPEYESGVITQELQKGYKLKDRVLRPSMVKVNQ from the coding sequence ATGACAGAAAAAGACGAATCAGTGAAACAAAATGCTGAATCACAAACAGAAGAAACAACAGAAAATAATTCTGAAGAAACATCTAATTCAGTAGAAAACACTGAATCTAATAATTCGCAAGATGTTGAAACTAATGAAGAAGCAGCTAATAAGGATGCTTCCAATGAAGAAGATGAAAATGTAGATCCAAAAGATCAAGAAATTGAACGTTTGCAACAATTAGCAAATGACAATGAAGAAAAATATTTAAGATTATATGCAGAATTCGAAAATTACAAACGTCGAATTCAAAATGAAAACAAAATTAATAAAACATATCAAGCTCAAGGCGTCTTAACTGACATTTTACCAACTATTGATAACATTGAACGCGCACTTCAAATTGAAGGAGATGATGATTCATTTAAATCACTTCAAAAAGGTGTTCAAATGGTACATGAAAGTCTATTAAGAGCTCTGAAAGATAATGGTCTTGAAGAAATTGAATCTGAAGGTCAAGCTTTTGACCCAAATGTACATCAAGCTGTAGTTCAAGATGATAATCCTGAATATGAATCAGGTGTTATCACACAAGAATTACAAAAAGGGTACAAATTAAAAGATAGAGTATTAAGACCATCAATGGTTAAAGTAAACCAATAA
- the dnaK gene encoding molecular chaperone DnaK, giving the protein MSKVIGIDLGTTNSCVSVLEGDEPKVIQNPEGARTTPSVVAFKNGETQVGEVAKRQAITNPNTVQSIKRHMGTEYKVDIEGKSYTPQEISAMILQNLKNTAESYLGDKVEKAVITVPAYFNDAERQATKDAGKIAGLEVERIINEPTAAALAYGLDKTEQDQKVLVFDLGGGTFDVSILELGDGVFEVLSTAGDNKLGGDDFDQVIIDYLVSEFKKENGVDLSQDKMALQRLKDAAEKAKKDLSGVSQTQISLPFISAGESGPLHLEINLTRLKFEELADSLIKRTMEPTRQAMKDAGLSNSDIDEVILVGGSTRIPAVQDAVKKEIGKDPHKGVNPDEVVAMGAAIQGGVITGDVKDVVLLDVTPLSLGIEIMGGRMNTLIERNTTIPTSKSQVYSTAADNQPAVDIHVLQGERPMASDNKTLGRFQLTDIPPAPRGVPQIEVTFDIDKNGIVNVTAKDLGTNKEQNITIQSSSSLSDDEIDRMVKDAEENAEADKKRREEVDLRNEADSLVFQVEKTINDLGENIGEDDKKNAEDKKDALKSALEGEDIDDIKAKKEELEKVVRDLSAKVYQQAQQQAQGATGEQNQDSTVEDAEFKEVKDDEDKK; this is encoded by the coding sequence ATGAGTAAAGTAATCGGTATTGACTTAGGAACAACAAACTCTTGTGTATCAGTATTAGAAGGAGACGAACCAAAAGTAATTCAAAACCCTGAAGGTGCACGTACTACACCATCAGTTGTTGCATTTAAAAATGGTGAAACTCAAGTTGGTGAAGTAGCTAAAAGACAAGCAATCACTAACCCAAATACTGTACAATCAATCAAACGTCATATGGGTACAGAATATAAAGTAGATATTGAAGGTAAATCATATACACCTCAAGAAATTTCAGCAATGATTTTACAAAACTTAAAAAATACTGCTGAAAGTTATTTAGGCGATAAAGTAGAAAAAGCTGTAATTACAGTTCCTGCTTATTTCAATGACGCTGAACGTCAAGCAACTAAAGATGCTGGTAAAATTGCTGGATTAGAAGTAGAACGTATCATTAACGAACCTACTGCAGCTGCACTAGCATATGGTTTAGATAAAACTGAACAAGATCAAAAAGTACTTGTATTCGACTTAGGTGGCGGTACTTTCGACGTATCTATCTTAGAATTAGGTGACGGTGTATTCGAAGTACTTTCAACTGCAGGTGACAACAAACTAGGTGGGGATGACTTTGACCAAGTGATCATCGACTATTTAGTTTCTGAATTCAAAAAAGAAAACGGCGTTGATTTATCACAAGATAAAATGGCATTACAACGTCTTAAAGATGCAGCAGAAAAAGCTAAAAAAGACTTATCAGGTGTATCTCAAACACAAATTTCATTACCATTCATTTCAGCAGGAGAAAGTGGTCCACTACACTTAGAAATCAACTTAACTCGTTTAAAATTTGAAGAATTAGCAGATTCATTAATTAAACGTACAATGGAACCAACTCGTCAAGCTATGAAAGATGCTGGATTATCAAATTCAGATATCGACGAAGTAATCTTAGTTGGTGGTTCAACTCGTATTCCTGCAGTTCAAGATGCAGTTAAAAAAGAAATTGGCAAAGATCCACACAAAGGTGTTAACCCTGATGAAGTTGTTGCAATGGGTGCAGCAATTCAAGGTGGCGTAATCACTGGTGATGTTAAAGACGTAGTATTATTAGACGTTACGCCATTATCATTAGGTATTGAAATCATGGGTGGTCGTATGAATACGTTAATTGAACGTAATACAACAATCCCAACTTCAAAATCACAAGTATATTCTACAGCAGCTGATAATCAACCAGCGGTAGATATCCATGTATTACAAGGTGAACGTCCAATGGCGTCAGACAATAAAACACTTGGTAGATTCCAATTAACTGATATTCCACCAGCACCACGTGGTGTACCTCAAATCGAAGTAACTTTCGATATCGATAAAAACGGTATTGTGAATGTAACAGCTAAAGACTTAGGTACTAATAAAGAGCAAAATATTACAATCCAATCTAGTTCTTCATTATCAGACGATGAAATCGATCGTATGGTTAAAGACGCAGAAGAAAACGCTGAAGCAGATAAAAAACGTCGTGAAGAAGTAGACTTAAGAAATGAAGCAGATAGTTTAGTATTCCAAGTAGAAAAAACAATCAATGATTTAGGCGAAAATATCGGTGAAGATGATAAGAAAAATGCTGAAGATAAAAAAGATGCATTAAAATCAGCACTTGAAGGTGAAGACATCGACGATATTAAAGCTAAAAAAGAAGAGCTTGAAAAAGTTGTTCGAGATTTATCAGCTAAAGTATATCAACAAGCTCAACAACAAGCTCAAGGTGCAACTGGTGAACAAAACCAAGATAGCACTGTAGAAGATGCAGAATTTAAAGAAGTTAAAGATGACGAAGATAAAAAATAA